In Phyllobacterium zundukense, the following are encoded in one genomic region:
- a CDS encoding UvrD-helicase domain-containing protein has product MIELFLLALAIVAAHSVLTKLGLIKDNPKGPPGITKQTEPQAPRKDDYHQRIRDWRAKWEPHVDRMKWIPSGTAERILEQFPAPSRSTDSVINKLLNRNPALEELKSDFKNHNDVFRVMQKKLLKPLFDSVEKNPLTEEQINACICMDRSVQVVAAAGSGKTSTMVAKAGYALHQKLAKGSQILLLAFNTNAVQELRDRVKARLTNFEGANEIGVDTFHGFGLHVIATASGKKPSLAPWLEQSGQDVEMIGKIIKDLSDGDPKFHIDWNIFRLVYGRDIGPRGAPSEPDAYENGRRGYRTANGDIVKSKEERLIADWLFYHNVPYVYERDYERRTATETHRQYQPDFYYPDIQLYHEHFAFGADGKAPDHFDGDYVEGAKWKRSLHAEMGTALFETTSHQVSTGAALSNLETELRKRGQTIRFDPDRKAEGLQPISYKELARTVRIFQQHVKSNGLTQSQMKEATANQLNHGHAARILLFVRLFYQISEEWERRLREGGWIDFEDMLIQAAQYIEAGTYQSPFIMVLADEFQDSSRARICLLKALSDAKNGQVHLCVVGDDWQGINRFAGADISVMTEFERLFPYASRLTLGTTFRCPQSLCDISSTFIQANPVQIRKTVKTTSTYSNVSVLAFAFKDMFNVQEHLREQFDLMRRYIEEGKLKPSSGDRITVLLLGRYRSDSPSQLRTWQRRFGDMLDISFKTIHSSKGLEADYVMLLNVVEGFRGFPSQIEDDPLLQIPMPAPDPYPMAEERRLFYVGLTRAKRQVRIYTSLANPSRFVTELVAKGGLKIEAVDGELQEPCPKCKIGVLKLRTGKFGEFESCSTWPRCDFKRNVADTDKATTGHWLQNEKRSIL; this is encoded by the coding sequence ATGATTGAGTTATTTCTCTTGGCTTTGGCAATTGTGGCTGCGCATTCGGTCCTAACCAAATTGGGTCTGATCAAGGACAACCCAAAAGGCCCGCCTGGAATCACCAAGCAGACGGAGCCTCAGGCTCCTCGCAAAGACGATTATCATCAGCGTATTCGTGATTGGCGTGCAAAATGGGAGCCGCACGTCGATCGCATGAAGTGGATACCATCGGGAACGGCTGAGAGAATTCTTGAGCAGTTTCCGGCCCCGAGCAGATCGACCGATTCTGTCATCAATAAACTGTTGAATAGAAATCCGGCTCTTGAGGAATTGAAATCTGATTTCAAAAACCACAACGACGTGTTTCGGGTCATGCAGAAGAAACTGCTGAAACCCCTATTCGACTCCGTTGAAAAAAATCCGCTTACAGAAGAGCAGATCAACGCCTGCATCTGCATGGACCGCAGCGTGCAGGTAGTGGCGGCTGCCGGGTCAGGGAAGACGTCGACAATGGTCGCCAAGGCTGGCTACGCCTTACATCAGAAATTGGCCAAAGGAAGCCAGATTCTTCTTCTCGCATTTAACACGAATGCGGTGCAGGAACTTAGAGATCGAGTCAAAGCACGTCTCACGAACTTCGAAGGTGCCAATGAAATCGGAGTAGATACATTTCACGGATTCGGCCTGCACGTGATCGCAACAGCGAGCGGCAAGAAGCCCTCGCTGGCTCCCTGGCTCGAACAGTCGGGTCAAGATGTCGAGATGATCGGCAAGATCATCAAAGACCTGTCCGACGGAGATCCAAAGTTTCACATTGACTGGAACATTTTCCGTCTCGTTTATGGTCGCGATATCGGTCCGCGGGGTGCCCCGTCGGAGCCTGATGCTTATGAAAATGGTCGCCGTGGTTACCGAACCGCCAATGGCGACATCGTTAAAAGCAAGGAAGAGCGGCTGATAGCAGACTGGCTATTTTATCATAACGTGCCGTACGTCTACGAACGGGACTATGAACGCAGAACCGCAACCGAAACGCATAGACAATATCAGCCCGACTTCTATTATCCCGACATCCAACTTTACCATGAGCATTTCGCTTTCGGGGCGGACGGGAAGGCTCCGGATCACTTCGATGGCGATTATGTCGAAGGAGCGAAGTGGAAGAGGTCGTTACATGCGGAAATGGGCACCGCGCTCTTCGAGACCACGTCGCACCAGGTTTCGACCGGTGCGGCCCTGTCAAATCTGGAAACCGAGTTAAGGAAGCGCGGGCAAACAATTCGTTTCGATCCGGATCGCAAAGCCGAAGGACTCCAGCCGATTAGCTATAAGGAACTTGCTAGGACGGTTCGGATATTTCAGCAGCATGTCAAGAGCAACGGTCTCACGCAATCACAAATGAAAGAGGCGACCGCCAACCAGTTAAATCACGGACATGCCGCCCGTATCTTGCTGTTTGTAAGGCTGTTCTACCAGATTTCCGAGGAATGGGAACGGAGACTGAGAGAGGGAGGCTGGATCGACTTCGAAGATATGCTCATCCAGGCCGCACAATACATCGAAGCTGGGACATATCAGAGCCCCTTCATAATGGTTCTCGCTGACGAGTTCCAGGATTCCTCCCGCGCCCGAATCTGTCTTTTGAAGGCACTATCCGACGCAAAGAACGGCCAGGTTCACCTGTGTGTCGTCGGAGACGATTGGCAGGGTATCAATCGGTTCGCGGGCGCCGACATATCTGTGATGACTGAGTTTGAGAGGCTCTTCCCCTATGCATCCCGGCTGACATTGGGAACGACATTCCGGTGTCCGCAATCACTCTGCGATATCTCCAGCACGTTTATCCAGGCGAACCCTGTCCAGATCAGAAAGACAGTCAAAACCACCAGCACCTATTCGAATGTGTCAGTCCTGGCATTCGCCTTCAAAGACATGTTCAATGTTCAGGAGCATTTGAGAGAGCAGTTCGATCTCATGCGCCGTTATATCGAGGAAGGGAAGCTGAAGCCCAGCAGCGGAGATCGAATCACAGTCCTGCTGCTCGGACGCTATCGCAGCGACTCCCCGAGCCAGTTGAGGACTTGGCAACGCAGGTTCGGTGATATGCTCGATATTTCTTTCAAGACGATTCATTCATCCAAGGGCCTGGAGGCCGACTACGTGATGCTGTTGAACGTGGTCGAAGGCTTCCGAGGCTTTCCAAGCCAGATTGAAGACGACCCGCTACTGCAGATTCCGATGCCTGCGCCGGACCCGTATCCCATGGCTGAAGAACGACGTCTTTTCTATGTGGGGTTGACCCGCGCCAAAAGGCAGGTTCGAATTTATACGAGCTTGGCGAACCCGTCGCGTTTCGTCACCGAACTCGTCGCGAAGGGTGGTTTGAAGATTGAAGCCGTTGACGGGGAGCTGCAGGAGCCGTGTCCGAAATGTAAAATCGGAGTCCTCAAACTTCGCACCGGGAAGTTCGGCGAATTCGAGAGCTGCAGCACCTGGCCACGTTGTGACTTCAAACGGAATGTTGCCGATACTGACAAGGCCACTACAGGTCACTGGCTACAGAACGAGAAACGCTCAATTTTGTAG